In one Labrys wisconsinensis genomic region, the following are encoded:
- the glcF gene encoding glycolate oxidase subunit GlcF, which translates to MQTDFSPAQLSDPQMRESETILRSCVHCGFCTATCPTYALLGDELDSPRGRIYLIKDMLEGGKPATPEVVKHIDRCLSCLSCMTTCPSGVHYMHLVDHARAHIETTYRRPLSERMVRGIVATVLPNRRLFRLALVLARLGRRALPLVRRLPQGERLAAMLALAPAALPAAATPVRPGRFPAEGERRGRVALLSGCAQPVLAPGINEAAIRLLNRHGVEVVLPSGEGCCGALVHHMGREHRALEQARRNVDAWTAEIERGGLDAILVTTSGCGTTIKDYGFMLREDAAYAAKAARVAALAKDVSEYLATLSLRPARALDQTVAYHSACSMQHGQKIVAEPKTLLKRMGFTVKDPPEGHLCCGSAGTYNMLQPEISGRLRARKVANIEKTGPDLIATGNIGCITQIAQGTAIPIVHTVELLDWATGGPKPGALEGIGPA; encoded by the coding sequence ATGCAGACCGATTTTTCGCCGGCGCAGCTCAGCGACCCGCAGATGCGGGAATCCGAGACAATCCTGCGCAGCTGCGTGCATTGCGGCTTCTGCACCGCCACCTGCCCGACCTATGCGCTGCTCGGGGACGAGCTCGATTCGCCGCGCGGGCGCATCTACCTGATCAAGGACATGCTGGAGGGCGGCAAGCCGGCCACCCCCGAGGTGGTCAAGCACATCGACCGCTGCCTCTCCTGCCTCTCCTGCATGACGACCTGCCCCTCCGGCGTGCACTACATGCACCTGGTCGACCACGCCCGGGCCCATATCGAGACGACCTATCGCCGGCCCCTGAGCGAGCGCATGGTGCGCGGCATCGTCGCGACGGTGCTGCCGAACCGCCGGCTGTTCCGCCTGGCCCTGGTCCTGGCGCGGCTCGGCCGGCGCGCCCTGCCGCTGGTGCGGCGCCTGCCGCAAGGCGAGCGCCTGGCGGCCATGCTGGCCCTGGCGCCCGCAGCGCTGCCCGCCGCGGCGACCCCGGTGCGCCCCGGCCGGTTCCCGGCCGAGGGCGAGCGCCGCGGACGGGTGGCGCTGCTCAGCGGCTGCGCCCAGCCGGTGCTGGCGCCCGGCATCAACGAGGCGGCGATCCGGCTGCTGAACCGCCACGGCGTCGAGGTGGTGCTGCCGTCCGGCGAAGGCTGCTGCGGTGCCCTTGTCCATCATATGGGCCGGGAGCACCGGGCGCTGGAGCAGGCGCGGCGCAACGTCGATGCCTGGACGGCCGAGATCGAGCGCGGCGGGCTCGACGCCATCCTGGTCACCACCTCCGGCTGCGGCACCACGATCAAGGACTACGGCTTCATGCTGCGCGAGGACGCCGCCTATGCCGCCAAGGCCGCCCGCGTCGCCGCCCTGGCCAAGGACGTCTCGGAATATCTGGCCACGCTGTCGCTGCGCCCGGCGCGCGCGCTCGACCAGACCGTCGCCTACCATTCCGCCTGCTCGATGCAGCACGGCCAGAAGATCGTCGCCGAGCCCAAGACCCTGCTCAAGCGCATGGGCTTCACGGTGAAGGATCCGCCGGAGGGGCACCTGTGCTGCGGCTCGGCCGGCACCTACAACATGCTGCAGCCGGAGATCTCCGGCCGGCTGCGGGCCCGCAAGGTGGCGAATATCGAGAAGACCGGGCCCGACCTGATCGCCACCGGCAATATCGGCTGCATCACCCAGATCGCGCAGGGCACCGCCATCCCCATCGTCCATACCGTCGAGCTGCTGGACTGGGCGACGGGCGGCCCGAAGCCGGGGGCGCTGGAGGGCATCGGCCCGGCCTGA
- the glcE gene encoding glycolate oxidase subunit GlcE, translating into MSGPIQAPADEAELAHVVAEAFAARTPLDIRGGGSKRDVGRPVHGAAVGTGGLSGITLYEPAELVIGARAGTPLAELTAALDANGQMLPFEPADWRGLLGSGEARPTVGGTVAANLSGPRRLMAGACRDALIGVRFVNGRGETIRNGGRVMKNVTGYDLVKLMAGSWGTLGIVTEAIFKLLPRPETSASLVWSGLTDEDAVALMSAAAGSPYEISAAAHWPAGDGMPARTVLRLENFAPSVAYRAERLARELKRHGAPDRLDEAASSALWRDIRDAAPLRDAAGAVWRVSVAPSRAPAVALALRQAGGAARLFDWGGGLVWAAAPETAEAAAAIRRAAAAQGGHATLVRGSEALRLAVPPFTPPAGPLAALTARIRAAFDPAGILNPGKMGE; encoded by the coding sequence ATGAGCGGACCCATCCAAGCCCCCGCCGACGAGGCGGAGCTGGCGCATGTCGTCGCCGAGGCCTTTGCCGCCCGCACGCCGCTCGACATCCGCGGCGGCGGCTCCAAGCGCGACGTCGGCCGCCCGGTGCACGGGGCAGCGGTCGGGACGGGCGGGCTTTCCGGCATCACCCTCTACGAGCCGGCCGAGCTGGTGATCGGGGCGAGAGCCGGCACGCCGCTCGCCGAGCTCACCGCCGCGCTCGACGCCAACGGGCAGATGCTGCCCTTCGAGCCGGCAGACTGGCGCGGCCTGCTCGGCTCGGGCGAGGCGCGGCCGACGGTCGGCGGCACGGTGGCGGCCAACCTCTCCGGCCCGCGCCGCCTGATGGCCGGCGCCTGCCGCGACGCGCTGATCGGCGTGCGCTTCGTCAACGGCCGCGGCGAGACCATCCGCAACGGCGGGCGGGTGATGAAGAACGTCACCGGCTACGACCTGGTCAAGCTGATGGCCGGGTCCTGGGGCACGCTCGGCATCGTCACGGAGGCGATCTTCAAGCTGCTGCCGAGGCCCGAGACCTCGGCCAGCCTGGTGTGGAGCGGGCTTACCGACGAGGATGCGGTGGCGCTGATGTCGGCGGCCGCCGGCAGCCCCTACGAGATCTCGGCGGCGGCGCACTGGCCGGCCGGGGACGGCATGCCGGCCCGCACGGTGCTGCGGCTGGAGAATTTCGCGCCCTCGGTCGCCTATCGCGCCGAACGCCTTGCCCGCGAGCTCAAGCGCCACGGCGCGCCCGACCGGCTGGACGAGGCGGCTTCGAGCGCGCTCTGGCGCGACATCCGCGACGCGGCGCCGCTGCGGGATGCGGCCGGTGCCGTCTGGCGGGTGAGCGTCGCGCCGTCCAGGGCCCCGGCCGTGGCGCTGGCCCTGCGCCAGGCCGGCGGCGCGGCGCGCCTGTTCGACTGGGGCGGCGGGCTCGTCTGGGCGGCGGCGCCGGAGACGGCGGAGGCCGCCGCGGCGATCCGCCGAGCCGCGGCCGCGCAGGGCGGCCATGCCACGCTGGTGCGCGGCAGCGAAGCCCTGCGCCTGGCGGTCCCGCCCTTCACCCCGCCCGCCGGGCCGCTCGCCGCCCTGACGGCGCGCATCCGGGCGGCGTTCGACCCCGCCGGCATCCTCAACCCCGGCAAGATGGGCGAGTGA